The nucleotide sequence ATAGGAACTGAGCTCATTTAAGTCACCTTAAGTCTAGAAGAAGTATtggaaaagatgttaaaaaactTTGGTTGCAGAACATGGGTGGATTTTGAATCCTTAATAGTTCTGTACTTAGCCATAAAACATCATGTCAGTTTAAAGGGCAACCTGACTAATTAACTGAATCCCTTAGTTGTTTCATGGCCAAATCTTTGCAAGTGCAAGAGGAGAGGCTCATTTTAATGAATACTAACAATGTTCTAGGCACGTTTACCCAGCTTGGGCTGTGCTTTGTAGTGGCATAGGAAAAATCTGCTTCTAAAGCATTCATTATTGATGAAAGTGTATTTTACTCAACTCATTAGTGCTGAAACTAGAGCTTCACAAATGCAACTGCTCTTCAATCTGTAGCAGATCTTTAGTTTTGGAAGTTTTCTTTTATGTAGCACCTTGTCATGCCATATCGTTTGGCTAGTTAAGCAGCTTTCTCCAGGCACATAGGTTACttgatgacagaaaaaaaagtgtctgtttgttggcttttttccttctatgaaaactattttataaATACAGCAGTAGAGATATTTTCCATATCCTTCCCTCAATTTTGTATCTCTTGGAGACAAGCTGTGGTTCtgaatgggggaaaaaaaattgacagcGACACGGTCTAGTGGCAGTAtcggtggtaggtggatggttagGCTAGATGTTtgcagtggtcttttccaactttttttgATTCTTAAGGGCAGCACAGTTGATTTTATTCAAAAATGCTCACTTGAGTATCTTGATGGGATAGCCTAAGAATTGTAGCAGGACAGCATAagaatttcagctgaaatattCTTAAATCTAAGGTActagaaataggaaaaaaatcaaccacCTATTCATATATGCATCAAGCTGATGAGTTACAATAAGGAGTTTTTGAAGCTCAGGTAGTTGCAACATTTCTAGGAAAGAAGgtgtgggtttttattttttttttaaagctgaatgtctaacaaaatgtaatgaagtcATTAAtgcttactttttattttatagaatttttcagttgctttatTGTGCAGATTGCTTTGTTGGAAGCACAGAGAAGGGACACTTGGGCTGACAGTTGTGATTTCTTTGTGTACATATGAAATATAACTTCTAAAAAATAATCTATTGCTAAGAAGGCTTGCTCCGCACACAGACTCaaactttgtttgtttttaaatctagaGAACACGAATGGTTTAAGCAGGACCTTCCCAAATACTTGTTTCCCGAAGACCCTTCATATAGCTCTACCATGATTGATGATGAAGCCTTAAAAGAAGTATGTGAGAAGTTTGAATGTACCGAAGAGGAAGTGCTAAGTTGTCTGTATAGCCGAAATCATCAGGATCCTTTAGCAGTTGCTTATCACCTCATTATAGATAACAGAAGAATAATGAACGAGGCCAAAGACTTCTATCTGGCTACAAGCCCACCAGATTCTTTTCTTGATGATCACCATCTGTCTCGTCCTCATCCAGAGAGAGTGCCATTCTTAGTAGCTGAGGCACCACGGCCTCGCCATACTCTTGATGAGCTGAATCCACAGAAATCAAAACACCAAGGTGTAAGAAGAGCGAAGTGGCACTTGGGGATACGGAGTCAGAGTCGACCAAATGATATAATGGCTGAAGTCTGTCGAGCAATTAAGCAGCTGGATTATGAATGGAAGGTAAAAGAATATAATTTGTTTACTACAAGCAACAGTAGATTTTGAGCTGTGTTGTTATATA is from Meleagris gallopavo isolate NT-WF06-2002-E0010 breed Aviagen turkey brand Nicholas breeding stock unplaced genomic scaffold, Turkey_5.1 ChrUn_random_7180001876240, whole genome shotgun sequence and encodes:
- the LOC104916235 gene encoding 5'-AMP-activated protein kinase catalytic subunit alpha-1-like — protein: PRLYAGPEVDIWSSGVILYALLCGTLPFDDDHVPTLFKKICDGIFYTPQYLNPSVISLLKHMLQVDPMKRATIRDIREHEWFKQDLPKYLFPEDPSYSSTMIDDEALKEVCEKFECTEEEVLSCLYSRNHQDPLAVAYHLIIDNRRIMNEAKDFYLATSPPDSFLDDHHLSRPHPERVPFLVAEAPRPRHTLDELNPQKSKHQGVRRAKWHLGIRSQSRPNDIMAEVCRAIKQLDYEWKVKEYNLFTTSNSRF